The following proteins come from a genomic window of Amaranthus tricolor cultivar Red isolate AtriRed21 chromosome 14, ASM2621246v1, whole genome shotgun sequence:
- the LOC130799279 gene encoding pentatricopeptide repeat-containing protein At4g38150-like, with amino-acid sequence MKLGDDFFKFDGNEEESEGVGLGGDRNGGKYSQPSVSELLNRPSKSEQSSEKSGDEFLEKFKLGSVDNAEKKSDEDTLVQPPQEDKMEVPENADEIFKKMKQSGLIPNAVGMLDGLCKDDLLQEAMKLFGWIRKKGTIPEVVVYTAVVEGFCQAKEFDKAKKIFRKMQDNGIVPNAYSYTVLIKALTKARKLDDAVDLCVEMLENGHSPNLITFTGLVHEFCENKRVEDAQNTILTLKQKGFHIDEKAVRTYLDKNGPMSPMIQEAIFGPKKTRQGPI; translated from the coding sequence ATGAAATTGGGAGATGACTTTTTTAAGTTCGATGGGAATGAAGAAGAGAGTGAAGGAGTTGGTTTAGGCGGTGATCGCAATGGGGGCAAGTATTCACAGCCTTCAGTAAGTGAGCTGTTGAATAGGCCTTCCAAAAGTGAGCAAAGTAGTGAAAAAAGTGGGGatgaatttcttgagaagtttaAGCTTGGGAGTGTTGATAATGCGGAGAAGAAATCGGATGAAGATACTTTGGTGCAACCACCTCAGGAAGATAAGATGGAGGTGCCTGAAAACGCTGATgagatttttaagaaaatgaaacaaaGTGGTTTAATTCCTAATGCCGTAGGCATGCTTGATGGGCTTTGTAAGGATGATTTGCTTCAGGAAGCTATGAAGCTTTTTGGGTGGATACGCAAAAAGGGTACTATACCAGAAGTAGTTGTGTATACAGCTGTGGTTGAAGGATTTTGCCAAGCGAAGGAATTTGATAAAGCTAAGAAGATATTCAGGAAAATGCAGGATAATGGGATTGTGCCGAATGCTTATAGTTATACTGTCTTGATCAAAGCTCTTACCAAGGCAAGGAAACTTGATGATGCAGTTGATTTGTGTGTGGAGATGTTGGAAAACGGCCACTCACCAAATTTGATAACGTTCACGGGGCTCGTTCATGAGTTTTGTGAGAACAAACGAGTTGAAGATGCGCAAAACACTATTCTTACATTGAAGCAAAAGGGATTCCATATCGATGAGAAAGCCGTTAGAACTTACTTGGACAAGAACGGTCCAATGTCTCCTATGATCCAGGAAGCAATCTTTGGCCCTAAGAAGACTAGGCAGGGGCC
- the LOC130799621 gene encoding transcription termination factor MTERF6, chloroplastic/mitochondrial-like: MEINNSKNSSTVLWFFKDKGFDDKSINDMFKRCKRLEGSQRERASENWAYLKSIGIQERKLPSVVLKCPKILTFSVEDTLEPMVQCLKTLATKQEEVANAIIKFPYLFSHSAEGKLCPILGFFEALGVSEKQLGKMVLVNPRIISYSIEPKLTQFVDFLTKLGLNEEGMIGKILVKNPFLMGYNVEKRLQPTTEFLKKIGLSKTDLQKVAVNYPEVLCRDVNKVLKPNFDYLRTYGFGDRQIAALVSGYPPVLIKSIKNSLEPKLKFLVQVMGKSIQDVVDYPDFFRHGLKKSLELRQKVLSQRNIDCSLNEMLYYNRKKFCLKYGTT; encoded by the coding sequence ATGGAGATCAATAACAGCAAAAACAGCAGTACTGTATTGTGGTTCTTCAAGGACAAAGGATTTGATGACAAAAGCATCAATGACATGTTCAAAAGGTGCAAGCGGCTTGAAGGTTCGCAAAGAGAGAGGGCTTCCGAAAACTGGGCTTATTTGAAATCCATTGGTATCCAGGAGAGAAAACTTCCGTCCGTTGTTCTCAAATGCCCGAAAATTCTCACATTCAGCGTGGAAGACACACTTGAACCTATGGTTCAGTGTCTCAAAACTCTCGCTACAAAACAAGAAGAGGTTGCAAATGCTATTATCAAATTTCCCTACCTATTTTCTCACAGTGCAGAAGGTAAGCTGTGTCCCATCTTAGGTTTTTTTGAGGCCCTTGGGGTTTCCGAAAAGCAACTTGGCAAAATGGTATTGGTGAACCCTAGAATCATAAGCTACAGTATAGAACCAAAACTTACTCAGTTTGTCGATTTCCTCACCAAGTTAGGGCTTAATGAAGAGGGTATGATAGGTAAAATTTTAGTAAAGAACCCATTTTTAATGGGTTACAATGTGGAGAAGAGACTGCAGCCTACTACAGAATTTCTAAAGAAAATCGGTCTGTCGAAAACAGATCTTCAGAAAGTGGCTGTAAACTACCCTGAGGTTTTGTGTCGAGATGTTAACAAAGTTCTTAAACCAAACTTCGATTACTTAAGAACGTATGGGTTTGGTGACAGGCAGATAGCGGCTTTGGTATCTGGTTACCCCCCTGTATTGATCAAAAGCATAAAGAATTCCTTGGAGCCAAAACTGAAGTTTCTGGTTCAAGTTATGGGAAAAAGCATTCAGGATGTTGTAGATTATCCCGACTTTTTCCGACATGGCCTGAAGAAGAGCTTGGAGTTGCGACAAAAAGTATTGTCTCAAAGGAATATAGATTGTAGCTTGAATGAGATGTTGTACTACAATCGAAAGAAATTCTGCTTGAAATATGGTACAACCTAG